From the Carya illinoinensis cultivar Pawnee chromosome 4, C.illinoinensisPawnee_v1, whole genome shotgun sequence genome, one window contains:
- the LOC122308400 gene encoding transcription factor MYB82-like: MEVKRSSVIKPQLKKNLWKAEEDLILKNYVETHGEGNWATVSDRSGLMRGGKSCRLRWKNYLRPNIKRGEMSEEEEDLIIRMHKLLGNRWSLIAGRLPGRTDNEVKNYWNTHLNKKCVPGKRKATDPDHHQHEENDEINLNKKKKLSPLCHSESSTESAGLIRTESVSLNGRKEEKDQESTVTDPNWMEITDSFNYDIDQYPILPGKNATFVFDDEPLAAYLDSFVLFEPFGCDGGGGAVRTDAINHVVTNNY, encoded by the exons ATGGAAGTTAAAAGATCATCAGTGATCAAGCCACAGCTCAAGAAAAATTTGTGGAAGGCAGAAGAGGACTTGATTCTGAAAAATTATGTGGAAACTCATGGTGAAGGCAACTGGGCTACTGTCTCCGACAGATCGG gttTAATGAGGGGAGGAAAGAGTTGCAGGCTCAGATGGAAGAATTACCTGAGACCTAACATTAAACGAGGTGAGATGTCCGAAGAGGAAGAGGATCTTATCATCCGAATGCATAAGCTTCTGGGCAACAG GTGGTCACTGATTGCTGGTCGGCTTCCTGGTCGGACAGATAATGAAGTGAAGAACTACTGGAATACCCATTTGAACAAGAAATGCGTTCCAGGCAAAAGAAAAGCAACCGACCCAGACCACCACCAACATGAAGAAAACGACGAGATCAACCTgaacaagaaaaagaagttaAGTCCATTGTGCCACTCTGAGTCCAGTACTGAAAGTGCAGGTTTGATAAGGACAGAATCTGTAAGTTTGAATGGAAGGAAAGAAGAGAAGGATCAGGAGAGCACTGTCACAGATCCCAACTGGATGGAGATCACAGACAGCTTCAACTATGACATAGATCAGTATCCGATACTGCCCGGAAAGAATGCAACTTTCGTTTTTGACGATGAACCTCTCGCAGCTTACTTGGATTCTTTTGTCTTGTTTGAACCATTTGGATGCGATGGGGGAGGAGGCGCAGTACGCACAGATGCAATCAATCATGTAGTGACGAATAATTATTAG